A region from the Pirellulales bacterium genome encodes:
- a CDS encoding platelet-activating factor acetylhydrolase IB subunit, translated as MHRTLSYVTCFAILLISAVSTAQADEPASVVPVPRDAKWLERHTQINDRAKQGNVDVIFLGDSITQGWNDNAVWKKYYGDRHAMNAGIGGDQTQHVLWRLDNGNIDGIKPKVAVIMIGTNNCGSGAKPEDIAAGVKAIVAKLRSKLPETKILLLGIFPRDEKPDGAKRLVNKQANQLYRDVADGKNVVYLDIGDKFLAADGTLPKETMPDFLHLTEKGYEIWASSIEAKLAELLGDKAKS; from the coding sequence ATGCATCGCACCCTGAGTTATGTCACTTGCTTCGCAATTCTTTTGATCAGTGCCGTTTCGACGGCGCAGGCCGATGAGCCGGCCTCGGTCGTGCCCGTTCCGCGTGACGCCAAGTGGCTCGAACGGCACACGCAAATCAACGACCGCGCCAAGCAAGGCAACGTCGACGTGATCTTTCTGGGAGATTCGATCACTCAGGGCTGGAACGACAATGCTGTCTGGAAGAAGTACTACGGCGATCGGCACGCGATGAACGCCGGCATCGGCGGCGACCAGACCCAACACGTGCTGTGGCGGCTCGACAACGGCAACATCGACGGCATCAAGCCTAAGGTGGCGGTGATCATGATCGGCACGAATAACTGCGGCAGTGGGGCCAAGCCGGAAGATATCGCCGCCGGCGTGAAGGCGATCGTCGCCAAGCTGCGCAGCAAATTGCCCGAGACTAAGATCCTGCTGTTGGGTATCTTTCCGCGCGATGAAAAGCCCGATGGCGCCAAGCGGCTGGTGAACAAACAGGCCAACCAGTTGTACCGCGACGTGGCGGACGGCAAGAACGTGGTCTATCTCGACATCGGCGATAAGTTTCTGGCGGCCGACGGCACGCTTCCCAAAGAGACCATGCCCGACTTCCTGCACTTGACCGAGAAGGGCTACGAAATCTGGGCCAGCTCGATCGAAGCCAAGCTGGCCGAGTTGCTCGGCGACAAGGCGAAGAGTTAG